One window from the genome of Sebastes umbrosus isolate fSebUmb1 chromosome 12, fSebUmb1.pri, whole genome shotgun sequence encodes:
- the LOC119498983 gene encoding eukaryotic translation initiation factor 4 gamma 1-like isoform X16, with product MNKPPQPIAGPTSVPNPSPSPGLTQAAYGPGQPPSLVFATPPPPQMNSAPQPRQFAAGPRTLHQQGGYRALQSYYQNRPAMATSAPRVQASSGPRPVGPTHVYPPTSQMMMISQQQLSFAGSPQGYFIPPGQYRAPYMPPTQQYPVTGGTPGFYPGTSPAEYPAYAGAYYPAQPQYSPSVQPAPVMINPAQQQQPAPPPQQPPAQPQGPPKRERKPVVCHNKRAARLLSEIRIRDPNQGGRDITEEIMSGGRSTTTPTPPQASTADVSSAQINGEVTQPATTVTRRDENTEPPASAETPPPPAPVNTEPAEEAKEETDNQITPPAELAAQSVAPTAAVEVPSPLIKDLQSTASLPEAAAASTTTPAEAENTVDTKVSDTVDAPVGPSASLAAQEAPVQMEEPQAAPAPAEKVQEKEEKRTEDVKKLEKEEPVASAKLEPEVEVAATVPPVNEAKEETATKTETEVSPPPPSAQEPAAPQTQSVAPSSAPEPEPTPAEAAEPLLSNGLPQDTEELPEDVEFSDTTPLDKPDASQSQESTPVAKTALPVQEQEEEQEKKEEERKEKSEDAPPAPVSCPTEESTMQAATSVPKKRKNMKEFNKKENIGDLLDAFTEEQEAKPAPEPSSTSTQADPAPVAPPEPPAEVVDETWEEQEDKQNAVPKATPEPTDQKYQYKEEQWKPIDPEDKKRYDREFLLGFQFISASMNKPDGLPTISDVVLDKANKTPMRPPDPARMMNVGPDFTPSYLGNLGSRSVGGPRGPPPGPRRSQQGQRKEPRKIILSSMSLGDEVQLNKAEKAWKPAAKKSTRERAAEEEESDDPEQAKTQELFKRLRSILNKLTPQKFQELMKQVMDMTIDTEERLKGAIDLIFEKAISEPNFSVAYANMCRCLMGLKVPTSDKPGVFVNFRKLLLNRCQKEFEKDQDDDVIFEKKQKDMEAAKEGEERERLRVELQDSRDQARRRSLGNIKFIGELFKLKMLTEAIMHDCVVKLLKNHDEESLECLCRLFSTIGKDLDFEKAKPRMDQYFNQMDKIIKEKKTSSRIRFMLQDVLDLRKCNWVSRRGDQGPKTIEQIHKDAELEEQREHIKVQQQLLNRGSGGGGGGGGGGGGGGGGGGGGGRMGGNMGGRGSHTPGGGRPSQPQDEGWNTVPISKNRPIDTTRLSKITKPGSLDFNTTLLAPGGKGMWGSWGKGSSGGTGAKPASGEPESGRPATSTVNRFSALQQSGSQVSSSDSDRRAPQRSSSSRERAGERERGDRDRDRFDRFDRSEGREGRDDRSNRNQITKRSFSRESQERGGRTGDLRALTEPVRRVASMTDTRDRGSRDRGSRDRGSRDRGSRDRGSRDRGSVDSGSGDQGSRDRGSRDRGSEDRAPSKDLPVKRESAPTPPPSLPKPALSEEELEKKSNAIIEEYLHINDLKEALQCVTELNSASLLYVFVRNGVESTLERSTVAREHMGMLLHQLVKAEVLPTEQYYKGLEETLEAAEDTAIDIPHIWLYLAELIIPMLHEGGIPMGQLFREISKPLVPLGQAGVMLVQILKLLCKEMTPKKVGAMWTEGGLNWSDFLPEDEDVNKFVTEQKVEFTTGEETESKEVDEKKVLTGEELSKQLDRLIQDKANNQRIRDWAEANLDEQQTASNQFVRALMTSVCQSAIICDSPYRVDARQIGQRASLLQRYLSDEQKELQALYALQALMVHMEQPANLLRMFFDALYDEDVIKEEAFYKWETSKDPAEQTGKGVALKSVTAFFTWLREAEEESDKE from the exons ATGAACAAACCACCACAGCCTATAGCGGGACCCACTTCTGTCCCAAACCCTTCCCCATCCCCTGGATTGACACAG GCCGCCTACGGTCCAGGACAGCCCCCTTCTCTTGTTTTTGctacccctccacctccacaaaTGAACTCTGCACCGCAGCCAAGACAG TTTGCTGCAGGCCCCCGTACTTTACACCAACAG GGTGGATACAGAGCGTTACAG AGTTACTATCAGAACCGACCAGCCATGGCCACCAGTGCTCCAAGGGTACAGGCGAGTAGCGGCCCACGACCTGTCGGACCTACTCATGTCTACCCACCCACCTcccagatgatgatgatttccCAGCAGCAGCTGTCTTTTGCTGGCTCCCCTCAGGGCTACTTCATCCCCCCTGGACAG tACCGGGCCCCATATATGCCTCCAACTCAGCAGTATCCTGTGACCGGCGGTACACCAGGCTTCTATCCGGGAACTAGCCCTGCTGAATACCCTGCTTATG CAGGAGCATACTATCCAGCTCAGCCGCAGTACTCTCCGTCTGTCCAGCCGGCACCGGTCATGATCAACCCCGCCCAGCAACAGCAACCAGCCCCGCCTCCTCAGCAACCACCGGCACAGCCACAAGGGCCACCAAAGAGGGAACGCAAACCGGTAGTGTGTCACAACAAAAGGGCAGCGCGCCTCTTGTCTGAg ATAAGGATACGAGACCCCAACCAGGGCGGGCGTGATATCACAGAGGAGATCATGTCAGGTGGAAGGTCCACCACCACACCGACTCCCCCACAG GCCTCCACTGCAGATGTAAGCTCTGCTCAGATCAATGGTGAAGTTACACAGCCTGCCACTACAGTGACTAGAAGAG ATGAAAACACTGAGCCCCCTGCTAGCGCTGAAACCCCGCCACCTCCTGCTCCAGTAAATACAGAGCCAGCGGAGGAGGCCAAAGAGGAAACGGACAACCAGATAACACCGCCTGCTGAGTTAGCCGCACAATCTGTAGCCCCAACAGCCGCTGTTGAGGTGCCATCCCCATTGATAAAGGACCTGCAGTCTACCGCTTCCCTgcctgaagcagcagcagcatctacTACTACTCCTGCTGAAGCAGAAAATACAGTTGATACTAAAGTTAGTGACACAGTAGACGCTCCTGTCGGCCCTTCAGCATCATTAGCAGCACAAGAGGCGCCTGTCCAAATGGAAGAACCACAGgctgctccagctccagctgagAAGGtacaagaaaaggaagaaaagagaacAGAGGACGTGAAGAAATTGGAAAAAGAGGAGCCGGTGGCCAGCGCTAAGTTGGAGCCTGAAGTTGAGGTTGCTGCAACGGTTCCCCCTGTTAACGAGGCAAAGGAAGAAACGGCTACAAAGACCGAAACTGAAgtctctccacctccaccctctGCACAGGAACCTGCTGCTCCACAGACCCAGAGCGTTGCCCCGAGCTCTGCCCCTGAACCTGAACCCACACCGGCTGAAGCGGCAGAGCCTCTTCTCTCCAACGGCCTTCCTCAGGACACTGAGGAACTGCCTGAGGATGTGGAATTTTCAGACACTACACCCCTTGACAAGCCTGATGCTTCTCAATCTCAGGAATCCACACCTGTGGCTAAAACGGCATTGCCTGtccaggagcaggaggaagaacaggagaagaaggaggaagagaggaaggagaaaagcGAGGATGCCCCTCCTGCCCCTGTTAGCTGCCCTACAGAGGAATCTACTATGCAAG CTGCAACGTCTGTgccaaagaagaggaagaacatGAAGGAGTTCAACAAGAAGGAGAACATTGGAGACCTCCTGGATGCCTTCACAGAG GAGCAAGAAGCCAAGCCTGCTCCTGAGCCCTCGTCCACTTCCACTCAGGCCGACCCGGCCCCTGTTGCTCCACCTGAACCTCCCGCTGAGGTTGTAGATGAGACCTGGGAGGAGCAAGAGGACAAGCAGAATGCAGTACCTAAAGCCACACCTGAGCCAACTGATCAGAAATACCAGTACAAAGAAG AACAATGGAAGCCGATAGACCCAGAAGACAAGAAGCGGTACGACAGGGAGTTCCTCCTGGGCTTCCAGTTCATCAGCGCCAGTATGAACAAACCTGATGGCCTGCCGACCATCAGTGATGTGGTCCTGGACAAG GCAAACAAGACTCCGATGCGGCCTCCTGACCCAGCTCGGATGATGAATGTTGGTCCTGATTTTACTCCCTCGTATTTGGGGAACCTTGGGAGCAGATCAGTGGGAGGACCACGAGGCCCG CCACCTGGGCCGCGTCGCTCCCAGCAGGGTCAGAGGAAAGAGCCCAGGAAAATCATCCTCAGCAGCATGTCCCTCGGTGACGAAGTGCAGCTCAACAAGGCTGAGAAGGCCTGGAAGCCCGCGGCGAAAAAGTCCACTCGAGAACGCGccgcagaggaagaggaaagtgaTGATCCCGAACAGGCCAAGACTCAAGAGCTGTTCAAGCGTCTACGCAGTATCCTCAACAAGCTGACCCCTCAGAAGTTTCAGGAGCTGATGAAACAAGTGATGGATATGACGATAGACACGGAGGAGAGGCTGAAGGGTGCCATTGACCTCATCTTTGAGAAGGCCATCTCAGAGCCGAACTTCTCTGTGGCCTACGCCAACATGTGCCGCTGCCTTATGGGG TTGAAAGTCCCCACCTCAGACAAGCCAGGAGTTTTTGTGAACTTCCGCAAACTGCTGCTCAACCGCTGCCAGAAAGAGTTTGAGAAGGACCAGGACGATGATGTAATCTTtgagaaaaagcaaaaagacaTGGAGGCTGCCAAAGAA GGAGAGGAGCGTGAGCGCTTGAGGGTGGAGCTGCAGGATTCCAGAGACCAGGCCCGCCGCCGTTCACTGGGTAACATAAAGTTCATTGGCGAGCTCTTCAAGCTGAAGATGCTGACAGAGGCCATCATGCACGACTGTGTAGTGAAACTACTGAAGAATCATGATGAAGAGTCTTTGGAGTGTCTCTGCAGGCTGTTCTCCACAATTGGTAAAGACCTGGACTTTGAGAAGGCCAAG CCTCGCATGGATCAGTACTTCAACCAGATGGACAAGATCATCAAAGAGAAAAAGACCTCATCCAGAATCCGCTTCATGCTACAAGACGTCTTGGACCTCAGAAag TGTAACTGGGTGTCTCGTAGAGGAGACCAGGGTCCTAAAACAATCGAACAGATCCACAAGGACGCAgagctggaggagcagagggaaCACATCAAAGTCCAGCAGCAGCTTCTGAAcagaggaagtggaggaggtggaggaggtggtggaggaggtggtggaggaggaggaggaggaggaggaggcggcagGATGGGAGGGAACATGGGGGGCCGAGGCTCCCACACACCAGGAGGTGGCCGGCCTAGCCAGCCTCAGGATGAGGGATGGAACACGGTGCCCATCTCCAAGAACAGACCCATCGACACCACCCGCCTTAGCAAGATCACAAAG CCTGGTTCTCTGGACTTCAACACTACACTGTTGGCTCCAGGGGGAAAAGGCATGTGGGGCAGCTGGGGCAAAGGCAGCAGTGGAGGAACTGGAGCGAAACCAGCAAGCGGAGAGCCGG AATCTGGTCGTCCAGCCACCAGCACCGTCAACCGCTTCTCAGCCCTGCAACAGTCTGGTTCGCAGGTGTCTTCATCTGACTCTGACCGCAGAGCTCCTCAGAG GTCAAGCTCCAGCCGTGAGCGTGCTGGCGAACGAGAAAGGGGCGATCGCGACAGGGATCGCTTTGACAGATTCGATCGCAGCGAGGGACGGGAAGGTCGCGACGACAGGAGCAACCGCAACCAAATCACCAAGAGAAGCTTCAGCAGAGAGTCACAGGAGCGCGGCGGGAGGACCGGAGACCTCCGGGCCTTGACTGAGCCTGTGCGCCGCGTGGCCAGCATGACCGACACCAGGGACCGAGGAAGCCGGGACCGAGGAAGCAGGGACCGAGGAAGCAGGGACCGAGGAAGCAGAGACCGAGGaagcagagacagaggaagCGTCGACAGCGGAAGCGGGGACCAAGGAAGCAGAGACCGAGGAAGCAGAGATCGAGGAAGTGAGGACAGAGCCCCAAGCAAAGATCTCCCAG TTAAGCGTGAGAGCGCccccactcctcctccctctcttccaaAACCTGCCTTGAGTGAAGAGGAGTTGGAGAAGAAGTCGAACGCCATCATTGAAGAATACCTCCACATTAATGACTTGAAG GAGGCGTTGCAGTGTGTGACAGAACTCAACAGTGCCTCACTGCTCTACGTGTTTGTGCGGAACGGCGTGGAGTCGACGCTTGAGCGCAGCACCGTGGCTAGAGAGCACATGGGCATGTTGCTGCACCAGCTCGTAAAGGCAGAGGTATTGCCCACAGAGCAGTACTACAAAGG GCTAGAAGAGACCCTGGAGGCTGCGGAAGACACGGCCATAGATATACCTCACATCTGGCTCTACCTGGCTGAACTCATTATCCCCATGCTCCATGAGGGAGGCATCCCTATGGGACAGCTCTTCAG GGAGATCTCCAAGCCTCTCGTGCCTCTGGGGCAGGCTGGCGTGATGCTGGTACAGATCCTCAAGTTGCTCTGCAAAGAAATG ACCCCTAAGAAGGTCGGGGCCATGTGGACAGAGGGTGGGCTGAATTGGAGTGATTTCCTTCCCGAGGATGAAGACGTCAACAAGTTTGTCACTGAGCAG AAAGTGGAGTTCACCACTGGAGAGGAGACGGAGTCAAAGGAAGTGGATGAGAAGAAGGTCctcactggagaggagctcaGCAAACAGCTGGACAGACTCATCCAGGACAAAGCCAACAACCAGCGCATCAGAGACTGGGCTGAG gctAACTTGGACGAGCAGCAAACTGCTTCCAACCAGTTCGTACGAGCACTGATGAcgtcagtgtgtcagtctgcCATCATAT GTGACAGCCCGTACAGGGTGGATGCACGGCAGATCGGCCAGAGAGCCAGTCTGCTGCAGAGATACCTGTCTGATGAGCAGAAGGAGCTGCAGGCCCTCTACGCCCTCCAGGCTCTGATGGTGCACATGGAGCAGCCAGCGA ACCTCCTGCGGATGTTCTTTGACGCCTTGTACGACGAAGACGTTATTAAAGAGGAGGCCTTCTACAAATGGGAAACCAGCAAAGACCCTGCGGAGCAAACAGGCAAAggtgtggccttgaaatcagtCACCGCCTTCTTCACCTGGCTCCGCGAGGCCGAGGAGGAGTCTGACAAGGAGTAA
- the LOC119498983 gene encoding eukaryotic translation initiation factor 4 gamma 1-like isoform X11, which translates to MNKPPQPIAGPTSVPNPSPSPGLTQAAYGPGQPPSLVFATPPPPQMNSAPQPRQFAAGPRTLHQQGGYRALQSYYQNRPAMATSAPRVQASSGPRPVGPTHVYPPTSQMMMISQQQLSFAGSPQGYFIPPGQYRAPYMPPTQQYPVTGGTPGFYPGTSPAEYPAYAGAYYPAQPQYSPSVQPAPVMINPAQQQQPAPPPQQPPAQPQGPPKRERKPVVCHNKRAARLLSEIRIRDPNQGGRDITEEIMSGGRSTTTPTPPQASTADVSSAQINGEVTQPATTVTRRDENTEPPASAETPPPPAPVNTEPAEEAKEETDNQITPPAELAAQSVAPTAAVEVPSPLIKDLQSTASLPEAAAASTTTPAEAENTVDTKVSDTVDAPVGPSASLAAQEAPVQMEEPQAAPAPAEKVQEKEEKRTEDVKKLEKEEPVASAKLEPEVEVAATVPPVNEAKEETATKTETEVSPPPPSAQEPAAPQTQSVAPSSAPEPEPTPAEAAEPLLSNGLPQDTEELPEDVEFSDTTPLDKPDASQSQESTPVAKTALPVQEQEEEQEKKEEERKEKSEDAPPAPVSCPTEESTMQAATSVPKKRKNMKEFNKKENIGDLLDAFTEEQEAKPAPEPSSTSTQADPAPVAPPEPPAEVVDETWEEQEDKQNAVPKATPEPTDQKYQYKEEQWKPIDPEDKKRYDREFLLGFQFISASMNKPDGLPTISDVVLDKANKTPMRPPDPARMMNVGPDFTPSYLGNLGSRSVGGPRGPPPGPRRSQQGQRKEPRKIILSSMSLGDEVQLNKAEKAWKPAAKKSTRERAAEEEESDDPEQAKTQELFKRLRSILNKLTPQKFQELMKQVMDMTIDTEERLKGAIDLIFEKAISEPNFSVAYANMCRCLMGLKVPTSDKPGVFVNFRKLLLNRCQKEFEKDQDDDVIFEKKQKDMEAAKEGEERERLRVELQDSRDQARRRSLGNIKFIGELFKLKMLTEAIMHDCVVKLLKNHDEESLECLCRLFSTIGKDLDFEKAKPRMDQYFNQMDKIIKEKKTSSRIRFMLQDVLDLRKCNWVSRRGDQGPKTIEQIHKDAELEEQREHIKVQQQLLNRGSGGGGGGGGGGGGGGGGGGGGGRMGGNMGGRGSHTPGGGRPSQPQDEGWNTVPISKNRPIDTTRLSKITKPGSLDFNTTLLAPGGKGMWGSWGKGSSGGTGAKPASGEPESGRPATSTVNRFSALQQSGSQVSSSDSDRRAPQRSSSSRERAGERERGDRDRDRFDRFDRSEGREGRDDRSNRNQITKRSFSRESQERGGRTGDLRALTEPVRRVASMTDTRDRGSRDRGSRDRGSRDRGSRDRGSRDRGSVDSGSGDQGSRDRGSRDRGSEDRAPSKDLPAVKRESAPTPPPSLPKPALSEEELEKKSNAIIEEYLHINDLKEALQCVTELNSASLLYVFVRNGVESTLERSTVAREHMGMLLHQLVKAEVLPTEQYYKGLEETLEAAEDTAIDIPHIWLYLAELIIPMLHEGGIPMGQLFREISKPLVPLGQAGVMLVQILKLLCKEMTPKKVGAMWTEGGLNWSDFLPEDEDVNKFVTEQKVEFTTGEETESKEVDEKKVLTGEELSKQLDRLIQDKANNQRIRDWAEANLDEQQTASNQFVRALMTSVCQSAIICDSPYRVDARQIGQRASLLQRYLSDEQKELQALYALQALMVHMEQPANLLRMFFDALYDEDVIKEEAFYKWETSKDPAEQTGKGVALKSVTAFFTWLREAEEESDKE; encoded by the exons ATGAACAAACCACCACAGCCTATAGCGGGACCCACTTCTGTCCCAAACCCTTCCCCATCCCCTGGATTGACACAG GCCGCCTACGGTCCAGGACAGCCCCCTTCTCTTGTTTTTGctacccctccacctccacaaaTGAACTCTGCACCGCAGCCAAGACAG TTTGCTGCAGGCCCCCGTACTTTACACCAACAG GGTGGATACAGAGCGTTACAG AGTTACTATCAGAACCGACCAGCCATGGCCACCAGTGCTCCAAGGGTACAGGCGAGTAGCGGCCCACGACCTGTCGGACCTACTCATGTCTACCCACCCACCTcccagatgatgatgatttccCAGCAGCAGCTGTCTTTTGCTGGCTCCCCTCAGGGCTACTTCATCCCCCCTGGACAG tACCGGGCCCCATATATGCCTCCAACTCAGCAGTATCCTGTGACCGGCGGTACACCAGGCTTCTATCCGGGAACTAGCCCTGCTGAATACCCTGCTTATG CAGGAGCATACTATCCAGCTCAGCCGCAGTACTCTCCGTCTGTCCAGCCGGCACCGGTCATGATCAACCCCGCCCAGCAACAGCAACCAGCCCCGCCTCCTCAGCAACCACCGGCACAGCCACAAGGGCCACCAAAGAGGGAACGCAAACCGGTAGTGTGTCACAACAAAAGGGCAGCGCGCCTCTTGTCTGAg ATAAGGATACGAGACCCCAACCAGGGCGGGCGTGATATCACAGAGGAGATCATGTCAGGTGGAAGGTCCACCACCACACCGACTCCCCCACAG GCCTCCACTGCAGATGTAAGCTCTGCTCAGATCAATGGTGAAGTTACACAGCCTGCCACTACAGTGACTAGAAGAG ATGAAAACACTGAGCCCCCTGCTAGCGCTGAAACCCCGCCACCTCCTGCTCCAGTAAATACAGAGCCAGCGGAGGAGGCCAAAGAGGAAACGGACAACCAGATAACACCGCCTGCTGAGTTAGCCGCACAATCTGTAGCCCCAACAGCCGCTGTTGAGGTGCCATCCCCATTGATAAAGGACCTGCAGTCTACCGCTTCCCTgcctgaagcagcagcagcatctacTACTACTCCTGCTGAAGCAGAAAATACAGTTGATACTAAAGTTAGTGACACAGTAGACGCTCCTGTCGGCCCTTCAGCATCATTAGCAGCACAAGAGGCGCCTGTCCAAATGGAAGAACCACAGgctgctccagctccagctgagAAGGtacaagaaaaggaagaaaagagaacAGAGGACGTGAAGAAATTGGAAAAAGAGGAGCCGGTGGCCAGCGCTAAGTTGGAGCCTGAAGTTGAGGTTGCTGCAACGGTTCCCCCTGTTAACGAGGCAAAGGAAGAAACGGCTACAAAGACCGAAACTGAAgtctctccacctccaccctctGCACAGGAACCTGCTGCTCCACAGACCCAGAGCGTTGCCCCGAGCTCTGCCCCTGAACCTGAACCCACACCGGCTGAAGCGGCAGAGCCTCTTCTCTCCAACGGCCTTCCTCAGGACACTGAGGAACTGCCTGAGGATGTGGAATTTTCAGACACTACACCCCTTGACAAGCCTGATGCTTCTCAATCTCAGGAATCCACACCTGTGGCTAAAACGGCATTGCCTGtccaggagcaggaggaagaacaggagaagaaggaggaagagaggaaggagaaaagcGAGGATGCCCCTCCTGCCCCTGTTAGCTGCCCTACAGAGGAATCTACTATGCAAG CTGCAACGTCTGTgccaaagaagaggaagaacatGAAGGAGTTCAACAAGAAGGAGAACATTGGAGACCTCCTGGATGCCTTCACAGAG GAGCAAGAAGCCAAGCCTGCTCCTGAGCCCTCGTCCACTTCCACTCAGGCCGACCCGGCCCCTGTTGCTCCACCTGAACCTCCCGCTGAGGTTGTAGATGAGACCTGGGAGGAGCAAGAGGACAAGCAGAATGCAGTACCTAAAGCCACACCTGAGCCAACTGATCAGAAATACCAGTACAAAGAAG AACAATGGAAGCCGATAGACCCAGAAGACAAGAAGCGGTACGACAGGGAGTTCCTCCTGGGCTTCCAGTTCATCAGCGCCAGTATGAACAAACCTGATGGCCTGCCGACCATCAGTGATGTGGTCCTGGACAAG GCAAACAAGACTCCGATGCGGCCTCCTGACCCAGCTCGGATGATGAATGTTGGTCCTGATTTTACTCCCTCGTATTTGGGGAACCTTGGGAGCAGATCAGTGGGAGGACCACGAGGCCCG CCACCTGGGCCGCGTCGCTCCCAGCAGGGTCAGAGGAAAGAGCCCAGGAAAATCATCCTCAGCAGCATGTCCCTCGGTGACGAAGTGCAGCTCAACAAGGCTGAGAAGGCCTGGAAGCCCGCGGCGAAAAAGTCCACTCGAGAACGCGccgcagaggaagaggaaagtgaTGATCCCGAACAGGCCAAGACTCAAGAGCTGTTCAAGCGTCTACGCAGTATCCTCAACAAGCTGACCCCTCAGAAGTTTCAGGAGCTGATGAAACAAGTGATGGATATGACGATAGACACGGAGGAGAGGCTGAAGGGTGCCATTGACCTCATCTTTGAGAAGGCCATCTCAGAGCCGAACTTCTCTGTGGCCTACGCCAACATGTGCCGCTGCCTTATGGGG TTGAAAGTCCCCACCTCAGACAAGCCAGGAGTTTTTGTGAACTTCCGCAAACTGCTGCTCAACCGCTGCCAGAAAGAGTTTGAGAAGGACCAGGACGATGATGTAATCTTtgagaaaaagcaaaaagacaTGGAGGCTGCCAAAGAA GGAGAGGAGCGTGAGCGCTTGAGGGTGGAGCTGCAGGATTCCAGAGACCAGGCCCGCCGCCGTTCACTGGGTAACATAAAGTTCATTGGCGAGCTCTTCAAGCTGAAGATGCTGACAGAGGCCATCATGCACGACTGTGTAGTGAAACTACTGAAGAATCATGATGAAGAGTCTTTGGAGTGTCTCTGCAGGCTGTTCTCCACAATTGGTAAAGACCTGGACTTTGAGAAGGCCAAG CCTCGCATGGATCAGTACTTCAACCAGATGGACAAGATCATCAAAGAGAAAAAGACCTCATCCAGAATCCGCTTCATGCTACAAGACGTCTTGGACCTCAGAAag TGTAACTGGGTGTCTCGTAGAGGAGACCAGGGTCCTAAAACAATCGAACAGATCCACAAGGACGCAgagctggaggagcagagggaaCACATCAAAGTCCAGCAGCAGCTTCTGAAcagaggaagtggaggaggtggaggaggtggtggaggaggtggtggaggaggaggaggaggaggaggaggcggcagGATGGGAGGGAACATGGGGGGCCGAGGCTCCCACACACCAGGAGGTGGCCGGCCTAGCCAGCCTCAGGATGAGGGATGGAACACGGTGCCCATCTCCAAGAACAGACCCATCGACACCACCCGCCTTAGCAAGATCACAAAG CCTGGTTCTCTGGACTTCAACACTACACTGTTGGCTCCAGGGGGAAAAGGCATGTGGGGCAGCTGGGGCAAAGGCAGCAGTGGAGGAACTGGAGCGAAACCAGCAAGCGGAGAGCCGG AATCTGGTCGTCCAGCCACCAGCACCGTCAACCGCTTCTCAGCCCTGCAACAGTCTGGTTCGCAGGTGTCTTCATCTGACTCTGACCGCAGAGCTCCTCAGAG GTCAAGCTCCAGCCGTGAGCGTGCTGGCGAACGAGAAAGGGGCGATCGCGACAGGGATCGCTTTGACAGATTCGATCGCAGCGAGGGACGGGAAGGTCGCGACGACAGGAGCAACCGCAACCAAATCACCAAGAGAAGCTTCAGCAGAGAGTCACAGGAGCGCGGCGGGAGGACCGGAGACCTCCGGGCCTTGACTGAGCCTGTGCGCCGCGTGGCCAGCATGACCGACACCAGGGACCGAGGAAGCCGGGACCGAGGAAGCAGGGACCGAGGAAGCAGGGACCGAGGAAGCAGAGACCGAGGaagcagagacagaggaagCGTCGACAGCGGAAGCGGGGACCAAGGAAGCAGAGACCGAGGAAGCAGAGATCGAGGAAGTGAGGACAGAGCCCCAAGCAAAGATCTCCCAG cAGTTAAGCGTGAGAGCGCccccactcctcctccctctcttccaaAACCTGCCTTGAGTGAAGAGGAGTTGGAGAAGAAGTCGAACGCCATCATTGAAGAATACCTCCACATTAATGACTTGAAG GAGGCGTTGCAGTGTGTGACAGAACTCAACAGTGCCTCACTGCTCTACGTGTTTGTGCGGAACGGCGTGGAGTCGACGCTTGAGCGCAGCACCGTGGCTAGAGAGCACATGGGCATGTTGCTGCACCAGCTCGTAAAGGCAGAGGTATTGCCCACAGAGCAGTACTACAAAGG GCTAGAAGAGACCCTGGAGGCTGCGGAAGACACGGCCATAGATATACCTCACATCTGGCTCTACCTGGCTGAACTCATTATCCCCATGCTCCATGAGGGAGGCATCCCTATGGGACAGCTCTTCAG GGAGATCTCCAAGCCTCTCGTGCCTCTGGGGCAGGCTGGCGTGATGCTGGTACAGATCCTCAAGTTGCTCTGCAAAGAAATG ACCCCTAAGAAGGTCGGGGCCATGTGGACAGAGGGTGGGCTGAATTGGAGTGATTTCCTTCCCGAGGATGAAGACGTCAACAAGTTTGTCACTGAGCAG AAAGTGGAGTTCACCACTGGAGAGGAGACGGAGTCAAAGGAAGTGGATGAGAAGAAGGTCctcactggagaggagctcaGCAAACAGCTGGACAGACTCATCCAGGACAAAGCCAACAACCAGCGCATCAGAGACTGGGCTGAG gctAACTTGGACGAGCAGCAAACTGCTTCCAACCAGTTCGTACGAGCACTGATGAcgtcagtgtgtcagtctgcCATCATAT GTGACAGCCCGTACAGGGTGGATGCACGGCAGATCGGCCAGAGAGCCAGTCTGCTGCAGAGATACCTGTCTGATGAGCAGAAGGAGCTGCAGGCCCTCTACGCCCTCCAGGCTCTGATGGTGCACATGGAGCAGCCAGCGA ACCTCCTGCGGATGTTCTTTGACGCCTTGTACGACGAAGACGTTATTAAAGAGGAGGCCTTCTACAAATGGGAAACCAGCAAAGACCCTGCGGAGCAAACAGGCAAAggtgtggccttgaaatcagtCACCGCCTTCTTCACCTGGCTCCGCGAGGCCGAGGAGGAGTCTGACAAGGAGTAA